The Nocardioides houyundeii genome includes the window GTGCACCCGTCCGCACCGGTTCTCGCCGCCCCAGCTCTCCACGACGTCGATCTCGGCGACCTGGGCGGCGTCCTTGGTGCGCAGCCAGAAGGCGGGATGCGTCCCGGCCCGGCGGGGCATGCTGATCACCGCGGAGACCCGGTAGGTGGTACCGACGGAGAACGGGACCGCCTGCAGCGAGATCAGGTTGCCCTCCGGGCGGACGCGCAGCGCGCTCCGCCCGTCGTGGGTCATCAGCTCGGTGCGGTCGGGGGTGGAGCTGGCCTGGTGCTCCCACCGGTCGGTGACCGGTCCGGCTGCCGCGTCGAAGGAGTCGGTGAAGATCTCCTGCGGACCGAGCTGCACCGCGCTGGCCACCAGCGGGGTGCTCGGCACCTGCAGGGCGCCGGCTCCCAGCGAGGAGGTGAGCGTGGTGACCGCGGCAAGCAGTGCGCGGACCCAGAGGAGCTCGAACATGGGGGCCTGTCGGTGGAGGGCGGGTCGGTGGTCGGGTCGCTGGTCAGGTCACTGGTCAGGCGGAGCGGACGCCCGTGGGTGCTTCCGAGGTCGCCGGGTCGGCTCCGTCGAGGTACACCCAGCGGCCCGCGCGGCGCTCGAACCGGCTCCGTTCCCGCAGGCTGCCGCCGGCGAAGTGCGCCACGAACTCCACCACCCCGACCGCGTCGTCCGCACCGCCGTCGAGGCACTCCACGACCTCCAGCCCGGTCCACCGCGTGGCCGGGTCCACGGAGACCTCCTCGGGCCGGGTCGCGGGGTGCCAGCTGGCGAACAGGAAGTTCTCCTGGCCGAGGGCGAAGGCGCTGTAGCGGGCGCGCATCAGCTCCTCGGCGGTCACCGCCCTGGCGGCGCCACGGTGCAACCGACCGCAGCACGCGTCATAGCTGCGCGCCGCGCCACAAGGACACTCCCGATCCAGCACGTTCTGAGGCTAGCGTCTGGGTCGTGACCCCCTTCTGGCTGACCGCCTTCCTGGACCTGCCCACGCCGTACTTCGGGCGGACCGTCCGCTTCTGGGCCGACGTCACCGGCTACGAGGTGTCACCGGTGCGGGGTGCCGACGGCGAGTTCGCCTCGCTGCTGCCGCCCGTCGGGGACGAGCACCTGCGGGTGCAGCGCGTCGGCGACGGCGAGCCGCGGATCCACCTCGACCTGCACGTGGCCGACCCCGCGGCGGCGGCCCGGTCCGCGGAGCAGGCCGGGGCCACTCGGGTGGCCGAGGCCGGCCACGTGGTGATGCGCTCTCCCGGGGGTCTCGACTTCTGCCTGGTCAGCCATCCGGCCTCCCTGAGGGCGTCGCCGGCGGAGTGGTCCGAGGGCACCAGCATGGTCGACCAGGTCACCCTAGACATCCCCGCGCTCGACTACGACGCCGAGTGCGACTTCTGGGCGGCCGTGCTGGGCGCGCCCTGGCGGCCCTCTCCCACCCACGCTGAGTTCCGGCGGATCGTGCTGCCCGGGCTGCCGCTGGGCGTGCTGCTCCAGCGGTTGGCCGAGGCCGAGGGAGGGGTACGCGCCCACCTCGACCTCGCTGCCGGGGACCGGCACGCCGAGGTACGTCGACACCTGGCGCTGGGCGCTCGGGTCAGCGCCGAGCACCTCCAGTGGAGCGTGATGACCGACCCGGCGGGATCGCCGTACTGCATCACCGGTCGCACGCCGGGTACTGCGAACCCGACGACCGACGGGCGGCCCCAGAAGGACGCGTCGTGACCGGGGCGACAGGTTCGCCCGGGTCGCCGGGAGGCCCGGGAATACTCTTGCATCTGAAGCGTTGTAACGGTGTAATCATGTAACGAAACGAAGGGACACATGATGAACACCCAGGACAACGAAGAAGAAGAGACCCGAGGCCGCGGACCCAGGGGCGAGCGTCGCGGACGCGGCGGTCCGCACCACGAAGGCCCCCGTGGCCCCCGTGGCGGCCGTGAAGGTCGCGGGGGACGCCGGGGTGGCTGGCAGGTCGCGGACCTGCCGGCGGCCGACGACGCCGCGCAGTGGTTCGCCGGCAGGCTGCCCGACGGCTGGTTCGACGAGGTCACGGTGACCAGCGACCGGGAGGAGATCCTGGTGGTGGGCACGCTGACCCCGGAGGCCGCCGGCGGCGAGCTCAGCGGAGCCGCGGTGGAGGGACGGATCAGCAGGTTCCGTGCCGACACCCGGGACGAGCGGATCGAGATCGCCCGTGAGGCGGAGGAGCGCTACCAGCGCAAGGTCTCCTGGGGGTGCGGCTCGGCGACGTCGAGGCGCTCTTCACCCACGTGGCGGCCCCGGTGATGACGCGCCTGCGTCAGCCCGAGCGCCAGGTGCTCGACACCCTGGTCGACGCCGGGGTGGCACGCTCCCGCTCCGACGCCCTGGCCTGGTCGGTGCGGCTGGTGGGCGAGCACGCCGACGAGTGGCTCGGACAGCTCCGCGACGCCATGTCCGAGGTGGACAAGCTGCGCGGCCAGGGCCCGGCTTTGTGACCCAGGTCTAGCGTGGGGCCCGTGACGACGTACGCCGCCGAAGGCCAGACCGAAGCACCAGCAGCGCGCACCCTGGGCCAGCTCCGGGAGTCCGGGCACCAGCTGCGCAGCCTGCGCACCGAGCTGCGGGAGAACCTGCTCGCCAAGCTGCGCGCGGGCGAGGACCCGTGGCCCGGGCTGCACGGGTTCTCCGACACCGTGGTGCCGCAGCTCGAGCGGGCCCTGATCGCCGGCCACGACGTGGTGCTGCTGGGGGAGCGTGGGCAGGGCAAGACCCGGCTGCTGCGCACCCTGGTCGGGCTGCTCGACGAGTGGTCGCCGGTGATCGCCGGCTCCGAGCTCGGCGAGCACCCCTACGACCCGATCACCCCGCAGTGGCGGCGGATCGCCGCCGAGCAGGGCGACGAGCTGGCCGTGGAGTGGGTGCACCGCAGCGAGCGGTACGCCGAGAAGCTCGCCACCCCGGACACCTCGGTGGCGGACCTGATCGGCGACGTCGACCCGATGAAGGTCGCCGAGGGTCGACACCTCGGCGACCCGGAGACGATCCACTTCGGCCTGATCCCGCGCAGCCACCGCGGAATCGTGGCGATCAACGAGCTGCCCGACCTGGCCGAGCGCATCCAGGTGGCCATGCTCAACGTGATGGAGGAGCGCGACATCCAGATCCGCGGCTACGTGCTGCGGCTGCCTCTGGACGTGCTCGTGGTGGCCAGCGCCAACCCGGAGGACTACACCAACCGCGGTCGGATCATCACCCCGCTCAAGGACCGCTTCGGCGCCGAGATCCGCACCCACTACCCGGTCGCGCTGGCCGACGAGATCGCCGTGATCCGCCAGGAGGCGCAGCTGGTCGCCGAGGTGCCGGACGCCCTGCTGGAGGTGCTGGCCCGCTTCACCGGCAACCTGCGCGAGTCCGCCGCGGTCGACCAGCGCTCCGGCGTCAGTGCCCGCTTCGCGATCGCCGGCGCCGAGACCATCGCGGCCTCCGCGCTGCACCGGGCCTCCCGGCAGGGTGAGGACGAGGCGGTGGCCCGCGTGGTCGACCTCGAGACGGCGGTGGAGGTGCTGCGCGGCAAGATCGAGTTCGAGACCGGTGAGGAGGGCCGCGAGGTCGAGATCCTCACCCACCTGCTGCGCACCGCCCTGGCGGCCACCGTGCGCGAGCACTTCCGCGGCCTGGATCTCGGCCTGCTCGTCGAGGCCGTCGAGGAGGGCGCGACCATCTCCACCGGTGAGCAGGTGACCGCCCGGGACTTCCTCGCCGGGCTCCCGGTGCTGGGCGAGTCCGAGCTGTACGACGACATCGCCGCGCGCATCGACGCCAGCACCGACGGCGAGATCGCCTGTGCGGTCGAGCTCGCGCTGGAGGGCCTCTACCTGGCGCGGCGCATCGGCAAGGACACCGACGGCACCGAGACCGTCTATGGCTGAGCGACACACCAGCCGGTTCAGGCGCTACGAGGGCGGCGACCCGTTGGCGCCGCCGGTCGACCTGGCCGAGGCGCTGGACGCGATCGGCGAGGACGTGATGGCCGGCTACTCCCCGGAGCACGCGATGCGGGAGTTCCTGCGGCGCGGCGGTGAGCAGCAGCCCGGTCTCGACGAGCTGGGCGCCAGGGTGGCGGCGAAGCGGCGTGAGCTGCTGCAGCGGCACAACCTGGACGGGACGCTGGAGCAGGTCCGGGAGCTGCTGGAGCGCGCGGTGCTCGAGGAGCGCAAGCAGCTGGCTCGCGACGTCAGCATGGACGACGGGGACCGCGCCTTCCGGGAGCTGCGCCTGGACAACCTCCCCGCCTCGCCCTCGGCCGCGGTGACCGAGCTGTCGTCGTACGACTGGAGCAGCAGCGAGGCCCGGCAGGCCTACGAGGAGATCAAGGACCTGCTCGGCCGCGAGATGCTCGACCAGCGGTTCGCCGGCATGAAGGAGGCGCTCGAGGGCGCCACCGAGCAGGACCGCGCCGCCATCAACGAGATGCTCGGCGACCTCAACGAGCTGCTGGAGAAGCACCAGCGCGGGGAGGACACCGACGCCGACTTCGCCGAGTTCATGGACAAGCACGGCGACTTCTTCCCCGAGGGGCCCGAGAACATCGACCAGCTGCTGGACGCGCTGGCACAGCGCAGCGCCGCGGCCCAGCGGATGCTCAACTCGATGACGCCCGAGCAGCGGGCCGAGCTGATGCAGCTCTCCGGCCAGGCCTTCGGCAGCCCCGAGCTGATGGAGCAGCTGGCCCGGATGGACGCCAACCTGCAGTCGCTGCGGCCCGGCGAGGACTGGTCCGGCTCCGAGCGGTTCGACGGCGAGGAGGGCCTGGGCCTGGGGGACGGCACCGGGGTGCTCCAGGACCTCGCTGACCTCGACCAGCTCGCCGAGCAGCTGGCCCAGTCCCACAGCGGCGCGCGGCTGGACGACGTGGACCTGGACAAGCTCTCGCGCCAGCTGGGCGAGCAGGCAGCCGTCGACGCGCGCACCCTGGCCGAGCTCGAGCGGGCGCTGCGCGACTCCGGCTACCTCAAGCGCGGCTCCGACGGGGACCTGCGCCTGAGCCCCAAGGCGATGCGCCAGCTCGGCAAGGCCCTGCTCCGCGACGTCGCCACCCGGCTCTCGGGTCGCCAGGGCCAGCGCGACGTACGGCGCTCCGGCGCCGCCGGCGAGCTCAACGGTGCCTCCCGGGAGTGGGAGTTCGGGGACACCGAGCCCTGGGACGTGACCCGGACCCTGACCAACGCCGTACGGCGCACCGTCGCCGAGGGCGGGACACCCGCGTCCGGGGTGCGGCTGCGGATCGAGGACATCGAGATCGCCGAGACCGAGGCCCGCACCCAGGCGTGCGTGGCGCTGCTGGTCGACACCAGCTTCTCGATGGCGATGGACGGCCGCTGGGTGCCGATGAAGCGGACCGCGCTGGCCCTGCACCAGCTGATCCGCACCCGGTTCCGCGGGGACCACCTGCAGCTCATCGGCTTCGGGCGGCACGCCCAGGTGATGGAGATCGAGGAGCTGACGGGGCTCGACGCCAAGTGGGCCAAGGGCACCAACCTCCATCACGGCCTGCTCTTGGCCAACCGGCACTTCCGCAAGCACCCGAACGCCCAGCCGGTGCTGCTGATCGTCACCGACGGCGAGCCCACCGCGCACCTGGAGTCGAACGGCGAGGTGTGGTTCAGCTATCCGCCGCACCCGCTGACCATCGCCCACTCGGTGCGCGAGCTGGACAACTCCCGTCGGCTCGGCGCCCAGACCACGTTCTTCCGGCTGGGGGAGGACCCCGGCCTGGCCCGGTTCATCGAGTCGATGGCCCGCCGGGTGGAGGGCCGCATGGTCTCCCCGGAGCTCGACGACCTGGGGGCGGCCGTGGTCGGCAGCTACCTGGGCTCGCGCGCCCCGAGCTCCTCCTACACCGACCAGTTCGGCGGTTGGGGCGAGAGGGGCTTCTGGGCGGGCTGAGCCTGACTGACCACCGTGCGGCCCGCCCTCGCCGTGCACGCCCGAGGATGGGAGCCTGAGGCATGCAGATCCTCAGCGCCAGCCTGGACGAGCTCCGTGCCACCCGCAGCAGCGTGAAGTGGCGCCTCTACCCCGAGGACGTGATCCCGGTCTGGGTGGCCGAGATGGACACCCAGCCCTGCCAGCCCGTCGTCGACGCGGTCACCGCGGCCGTGAGCCGGGGGGACACCGGCTATGCCTGGGGGCCCCCGCTGGTCGAGGCGTTCGCCGGGTTCGCGGCACGGCGCTGGGGCTGGGAGGTCGACCCTGCCCGGGTGATGCAGGTCCCCGACGTGATGCTCGGGATCGAGCAGGTCATCCAGGCCCGGGTCCCGGTCGGCGGCTCGGTGGTGGTCAGCCCACCGGTCTACGACTCGTTCTTCGGCTTCGTCGCCTCCACCAGGCGCCGGCTGCTCGAAGCCCCGCTCACTGCCGAGCACCGACTCGATCCCGAGGCGCTGGCCCTGGCCTTCGAGGAGGCGGGCATGGGCTCGGCCTACCTGCTGTGCAACCCGCAGAACCCCACCGGCACCGTGCACACCGCGGACGAGCTGCGGATGGTCGCGGCCCTGGCTCAGGAGCACGGGATCCTCGTGGTCTCCGACGAGATCCACGCCCCGCTGGTGCAGGCGGGCAGCACCTTCACGCCGTACCTCTCGCTGCCGGAGGCGGGTCGCGGGCTGGCCGTGGTGAGCGGCTCCAAGACCTGGAACCTCGCGGGCCTCAAGACCGCCCTGCTGGTCGCCGGGCACCAGACCAGCCACGGGCTGCACGAGGTCGTCACCCACGGTGCCCAGCACCTGGCGGTGATCGCCCAGACCGCCGCCTACGACCACGGGGAGGCGTGGCTGGACCAGCTGGTGGGCGAGCTCGCCGAGCGGCGGGCGCTGCTGCTCGACCTGCTGGGCGAGCACCTGCCCGAGGTGGCGGTGGCGCCGTCCGAGGCGACGTACCTGGCCTGGCTGGACTGCTCCGCCCTCGGCCTCGACGACCCGGCCGCGACCTTCCTGGAGCGCGGCGTCGCCGTGGTGCCCGGCACCCGCTACGACCCGCGTGCCACCAGCTGGGTCCGGTTCAACTTCGGCACCTCGGCCGAGGTGATCCGCGAGGCGGTACGCCGGATGGCCGGCTGAGCTGCCTCAGCGGCGTCTGGGTGGGTCTCAGGCCTCCTCGGGCGCGAAGCCGGGGAGGCTCTCCTCCAGCAGCGCCCGGAAGGGGGCCTCGGCCTCGAGCTGGCAGAGCAGGCCGATCCCGCCCAGCCAGGTGCGGTGGATCAACAGGTAAGACGGCGGCAGGTTGATCTTGGTGGCCAGCGTGAACCCCGGGGAGCGCGGGTCGTTGAGCCGCTCGAACTGGTCCCGCATCCAGGCCCGGGTGAAGCGGAACCGGTCCTCGCGCATCGGCTCCACGAAGGGGCGCAGGAAGTCCAGCAGCACCCTTGCGTCCACCCGCATGCCGTCCTTGACGAAGCCCTCCTCGCGCAGCCCGGCCAGCAGCAGGTCGGCGTCGTCCTCCAGCGCGGCTCGCAGCAGGCGGCCGATCGCCGGCGGGAACGTGCCCCCGGGCAGCCGGGCCACCGCCCCGAAGTCCAGCACCCCGAGCCGACCGGGCGTGCCGTCGGGCTCGGGGATGGTGCGGAAGTTGCCGGGGTGCGGGTCGGCGTGCAGCATCCCGGTGCGCGCCGGCCCCGCGAAGGTGAACCGGACCAGCAGCTCGCCGTAGTGGTCGCGCTCGGCCTGGGTGCCCTCGGCGATGATCCGGGCCAAGGATCCCTCGCTCTCCATCCACTCGGTCACCAGGACCGTGTGCTCGGCGTGCACCACGTGCGGCACCACGATCTCGGGGTCGCCGTCGAAGGCCTCGGCGAAGACCTCCTGGGCCTGGGCCTCCAGGGCGTAGTCGAGCTCCTCGGCGGCGCGGGCCTGCAGCTCGTTGATGAGCGGGACCAGGTCGAGACCGGGGAAGACCGGCGACATCCCGCGCGCCACCATCGAGATGCGGCGCAGGTCGCCCAGCAGCGCCTCGTCGGCACCCGGGTACTGCACCTTGACCGCCACCTCCCGGCCGTCGTGCCACCGGGCGCGGTGCACCTGGCCGATGGAGGCCGCCGCGGCGGCGGCCCCGTCGAGCCAGACGATCCGCTCGCGCCAGTCCGGCCCCATGCCGGCCTCGATCGCGTCCCGCACGTCCTGGGTCGACATCGTCGGCGCGTTGTCCTGGAGGGCGGTGAGGTGCTCGCGGTACGGCGCCGACGCCTCCTCGGGCAGTGCCGCCTCCAGCACCGAGAGCGCCTGGCCGAACTTCATCGCCCCGCCCTTGAGCTCCCCGAGCGTGCGGAAGAGCTGCTCGGCGGTGCGCTGCTGCACGTCGCTGAGCACCGCCTCGGCCGACTTGCCACCCATCCGCTTGCCGATCCCGATGGCGGAGCGACCGGCGTACCCCAGCGGCAGCGCGGCGAGCCGGGCGCTGCGGATGACAGCCCTGCGAGGGAGGTCGACCATGGCTCCAGTGTTGCCGATGGGTGGCTAGGCGAGGCTCAGCCGGGGAACTTCACGCCCGTGTTGGCGTGGCAGCGGTAGCCCATGGGGTTCTTGGCGAGGTACTGCTGGTGCGGGTCCTCGGCGTAGTACCAGCCCGCCTCCTGCGCCGGCCGGATCTCGGTGGTGACCGTGCCCAGCTGGCGGCGCGCCAGCTCGTCGGCGTACGCCTTGGTCAGGTCACGGGCGACCTGCTCCTGCTCCGCGGAGGTGAAGTAGATCGCCGAGCGGTACTGCGTGCCGACGTCGTTGCCCTGCCGCATGCCCTGGGTCGGGTCGTGGATCTCGAAGAACCGCTTCACCAGGTCCGCGTAGCTCACGACGGCGGGGTCGAAGACGATGCGCACGGCCTCGGTGTGGCCGGTGCGGCCCGAGCACACCTCCTCGTACGTCGGGTGCGGGGTGTAGCCGCCGGCGTAGCCGACCGAGGTCGACCAGACGCCGGGCACCTGCCAGTAGATCTCCTCCGCGCCCCAGAAGCAGCCGAGGCCGAAGATCGCCACCTCCATCCCCTCGGGCACCTCCTCGCTCATCACCGGGGTGCCGAGCACCACGTGCTCGCGCAGCGTCCACGGCTGGCTGGGACGCCCGGGCAGCGCGTCGTCGGGGGTGGGCAGATCGTTCTTGGTGCGGCCGAACAGCATCTGGACTCCAAGGGGTCGGGGGTATCCAACCCTCCTAACACCGGCGAGCCACCATCCGTTCCCGGCGGCGTCTAGGCTCGGGGCGTGACCCAGTCCAGCAGCAGCGAGCACACCGCCAAGTCCGGGTTCGCCACGCGTGCCATCCACGCCGGCTACGAGCCCGACGAGATGACCGGGGCGGTGATCCCACCGATCTACGCCACCAGCACCTACAAGCAGGACGGCGTCGGCGGCCTGCGCGGCGGGTACGAGTACAGCCGCTCCGCCAACCCGACCCGCACCGCGCTCGAGGGCGCGCTGGCGGCCGTGGAGGAGGGGGAGCGCGGGTTCGCGTTCGCCTCCGGCCTGGCGGCCGAGGACACCCTGGTCCGGGCGCTGTGCCGTCCCGGGGACCACGTGGTGCTGCCCGACGACGCCTACGGCGGCACCTTCCGGCTCTTCGACAAGGTCGAGAAGGTCTGGGGCCTGGACCTGAGTCCGGCTCCGGTCTCCGACCTGGACGCGGTCCGCGCGGCGATCCAGCCCGGCCGCACCAAGCTGGTGTGGGTGGAGACCCCCACCAACCCGATGCTCAACATCGCCGACATCGAGGCGCTGGCGGCCGTCGCCCACGAGGCCGGGGCGCGGCTGGTGGTCGACAACACCTTCGCCTCGCCGTACCTCCAGCAGCCGCTGACCCTGGGTGCCGACGTGGTGGTCCACTCGACCACCAAGTACGTCGGCGGGCACTCCGACGTGGTCGGCGGCGCGCTGGTGGTGCGCGACCTCGAGGTCGCCGAGGCGATCGCCTTCCACCAGAACGCGATCGGCGCGGTGGCCGGCCCCTTCGACTGCTTCCTGACCCACCGCGGACTGAAGACGCTGGCGGTGCGGATGGACAAGCACTGCGACAACGCCGAGCGGATCGTGGAGTTCCTGGCCTCGCACCCGGCCGTCTCCGAGGTGATCTACCCCGGTCTGCCCGAGCACCCCGGGCACCAGGTCGCGGCCCGCCAGATGAAGCGGTTCGGCGGGATGATCAGCTTCCGGGTCGCCGCCGGCGAGCAGGCCGCGCTGGACGCGTGCGCCAAGGCGGAGGTCTTCACCCTGGGGGAGTCGCTGGGCGGCGTGGAGTCGCTCATCGAGCACCCGGGACGGATGACGCACGCGAGCGTCGCCGGCACCGACCTGGAGGTGCCCGCCGACCTGGTGCGGCTCAGCGTCGGCATCGAGACCTGCGAGGACCTGCTCGCCGACCTCGACCGCGCCCTGGGCTGAGACGTTGGCTGGGAGGCTGGCCGTCTGCGTCGACTTCGGCTCGACCTTCACCAAGGCGGCCCTGATCGACCTGGTCGAGGCCCGGGTGCTGGCCTCGGCCAGCCACCCCACGACGCTGGGCACCGACGTCCTCGACGGGTACGACGACTGCCTCGCGCAGCTGTCCCGGGTCGACGCGGATGCCGCCCGGGCACAGGTGCTGGCCTGCTCCTCGGCCGGCGGCGGACTGCGGATCGCCGTGGTCGGCAACGAGGAGCTGGTGACAGCCGAGGCCGGACGACGTGTCGCGCTGTCCAGCGGAGGCTCCGTCGTCGCCGTGCTGGCGGCCTCGCGGGCCCTGCCGGAGGCCGCCGCGCTGTCCGCGGCGGCCCCGGACGTGGTGCTGCTGACCGGCGGCACCGACGGCGGGAACGCGGAGGCCCTGCTGGGCTGTGCCCGGGCGCTGGTGGCCGCCGGCTGGCGGGGGCCGGTGGTGGTCGCCGGCAACGTCGAGGCTCAGCCCGAGGTCGCGGAGATCCTGGGCGCGGCCGGAGTGCCGTCGGTGCGGGCGGCCAACGTGGTGCCCCGGATCGGGGTGCTCACCCCGGAGTCGGCGCGGGCCGCGATCAGGTCGATGTTCCTGAGCCACGTGATCGGAGGCAAGCACCTGTCCGCGCGTGCGGAGTTCACCGCCATGGTGCGCGGGGCCACCCCCGACGTGGTGCTGACCGGGGTGGAGCTGCTGGCCCGAGGCCTCGACGAGGAGCACCCCGGTGCCGGCGACGTGGCGGTGGTCGACGTCGGCGGCGCGACCACCGACGTCTACAGCGTCCTGGAGGTCGACCCCGACTCAGCGCACAGCGGCAGCGCCGGCCTCTCACGCGAGGTGGTGGCCACCACCGGGGTGGCCCGCACCGTCGAGGGCGACCTGGGCATGCGCTGGTCCGCGCCCAGCACCGTCGCGGCAGCCGGCCTGGTCGACCTGGTCGAGCCCGCCGCCCGCCGACGGGACGACCCCGGGGCCCTGCCGGGTGACGAGCAGGGCGCGGCCGTCGACGAGGCGATCGCCCGGGCGGCCGTCGGACTGGCGCTGCGCCGCCACGCCGGCCGCTCCCGGGTGGTGCTCGGCCCACAGGGACGCGTGGTGGAGCGGACCGGGGCCGACCTGCGGGAGGTCGCGCTGCTGGTCGCCTCCGGCGGGGTGCTCAGGCACGGGCGACCCGGCGTCGCGCAGCGGGTGCTCGCCGGCAGCACGGGGACCGAGGTGGACGGCGGCTGGCAGCTGCCCGGTGCGCCTCGGGTGGTGGTGGACACCGACTGCGTGCTGGCCTGGACCGGGCTGCTGGCCGCGGACCATCCGGGTACGGCGTACCGGTTGGCGCGTGGCATGTTGCTCGCCCGCGATGGGTAGCCTGACGCGGTGAGCAACATTTCCGGTCGCAAGACCTTCAGGCTGCGGCGGGACGAGTCCGACGGGACAGGACTGGACCCGGCCCCTCACGAGGTGCGCCCGGACCTCGGTCCCACCGAGCCCGGGACGACCTCGGAGAACCCCGAAGCGCACGAGTCCCTGGGCGAGCGGATCACCCAGCAGCTGGCGAGCCAGTGGGCGCTGATCCGCGCCGAGCGGCGCGCCGAGCCGCCGCCGCAGATCGCCACCGGGCCCTCCAACTTCAGTCGGGCCCAGGTGCCGTGGGGCATCGACCTGGCCGCCGCCTGGTCGTGGCGCTTCGTCGTCATCGCCCTGGCCGGCTACCTGATCGCGCGCACCATCGCCGACTTCGCGGTCGTCACGGTGCCGATCGCGATCGCGCTGCTGCTGGCGGCCCTGGTCAGCCCCATGGTGCGGGCGCTGTGCAAGAGCGGGATCCCACGATCCCTGTCCACCCTGGTCACGGTCATCTTCACCCTGGGCTTCCTCGGACTGCTGATCACCTTCGCCGGGCAGCAGGTCGCCACCGGCGCCTCGGACCTGGCCGACCAGGTGGTCAAGGGCCTGGACGAGATCCGCGCCTGGCTGCGGGACGGGCCGCTGCACGCCAGCGACAGCCAGATCAACGACTACATCGAAGAGACCCAGAACGCGATCACCAACCAGAGCAAGGACGGCGCGCTCGGGCGCGTCGGCTCGGTCGGGTCCGCCCTGAGCCACGTCGCGGCCGGGCTCTTCATCGTGCTCTTCGGGACCTACTTCTTCCTCGCCGACGGCGAGCGGATCTGGGCGTGGCTGGTGCGTCTGGCGCCGCGCGCCGCGCGGGAGCACGTGGACAACTCCGGGCGCGTGGCCTGGGTCTCGCTGACCATGTTCGTGCGGGCCACGGTGCTCGTGGCCCTGGCCGACGCGGTGGGCGTGATGATCGTGGCCGCCGTGCTCGGGGTGCCGTTCATCCTGGCCATCGGCGTGCTGGTCTTCCTGGGGGCGTTCGTGCCGATGATCGGCGCGACGGTCGCGGGGACCGTCGCCGTCCTGGTGGCCCTGGTGGACCAGGGGCCGGTCACCGCGCTGCTGATGCTGGGCGGGGTGGTGCTGGTGCAGCAGATCGAGGGCCACGTGCTGCAGCCGTTCCTGATGGGACGCTTCGTCTCCCTGCACCCGCTCGGGGTCATCATCGCGCTGGCCTGCGGAATCATCGTGGCCGGCATCGCCGGCGCGCTGGTCGCGGTGCCGCTGGCCGCGGCGGTGAACGCCGTGGTCCAGTACCTGGCCAACGACACCGACCTGGGGGAGCCGGATCCCGAGGACGCGTTGACGCAGGACATAGGCGAGGCAAGGGCCGAGGGGCACGCCGCGGAGCCGGTCCCCGCGGTCAACGCGCCGGTGGGCGACGACGGTGACAGGGACGGTGCGGATGGCTGAGGGCCGGACTCCCGGTGGCCCGGGCCAGGTGAGCCTCGAGGACGTCGAGGAGGCCGCGCTCACCCTGGCCGGCGTCGCGGTGCGGACCCCGATGGAGGAGTCCCGCTGGCTCTCCGGGCTGGTCGGCGGGCCGGTCAGCCTCAAGTGCGAGAACCTCCAGCGTACCGGCTCGTTCAAGGCCCGCGGCGCCTACGTGCGGATGGCCCGGCTCACCGACGCCGAGCGCGCCCGGGGCGTGGTCGCCGCGTCCGCGGGCAACCACGCCCAGGGGGTGGCCCTCGCCGCCCAGACCCTGGGCATCAGGGCGACCGTCTTCATGCCGGAGGGGGCGCCGATCCCCAAGGAGAACGCGACCCGCGGGTAC containing:
- a CDS encoding YchJ family protein, which gives rise to MLDRECPCGAARSYDACCGRLHRGAARAVTAEELMRARYSAFALGQENFLFASWHPATRPEEVSVDPATRWTGLEVVECLDGGADDAVGVVEFVAHFAGGSLRERSRFERRAGRWVYLDGADPATSEAPTGVRSA
- a CDS encoding VOC family protein, which produces MTPFWLTAFLDLPTPYFGRTVRFWADVTGYEVSPVRGADGEFASLLPPVGDEHLRVQRVGDGEPRIHLDLHVADPAAAARSAEQAGATRVAEAGHVVMRSPGGLDFCLVSHPASLRASPAEWSEGTSMVDQVTLDIPALDYDAECDFWAAVLGAPWRPSPTHAEFRRIVLPGLPLGVLLQRLAEAEGGVRAHLDLAAGDRHAEVRRHLALGARVSAEHLQWSVMTDPAGSPYCITGRTPGTANPTTDGRPQKDAS
- a CDS encoding sigma 54-interacting transcriptional regulator; amino-acid sequence: MTTYAAEGQTEAPAARTLGQLRESGHQLRSLRTELRENLLAKLRAGEDPWPGLHGFSDTVVPQLERALIAGHDVVLLGERGQGKTRLLRTLVGLLDEWSPVIAGSELGEHPYDPITPQWRRIAAEQGDELAVEWVHRSERYAEKLATPDTSVADLIGDVDPMKVAEGRHLGDPETIHFGLIPRSHRGIVAINELPDLAERIQVAMLNVMEERDIQIRGYVLRLPLDVLVVASANPEDYTNRGRIITPLKDRFGAEIRTHYPVALADEIAVIRQEAQLVAEVPDALLEVLARFTGNLRESAAVDQRSGVSARFAIAGAETIAASALHRASRQGEDEAVARVVDLETAVEVLRGKIEFETGEEGREVEILTHLLRTALAATVREHFRGLDLGLLVEAVEEGATISTGEQVTARDFLAGLPVLGESELYDDIAARIDASTDGEIACAVELALEGLYLARRIGKDTDGTETVYG
- a CDS encoding vWA domain-containing protein; protein product: MAERHTSRFRRYEGGDPLAPPVDLAEALDAIGEDVMAGYSPEHAMREFLRRGGEQQPGLDELGARVAAKRRELLQRHNLDGTLEQVRELLERAVLEERKQLARDVSMDDGDRAFRELRLDNLPASPSAAVTELSSYDWSSSEARQAYEEIKDLLGREMLDQRFAGMKEALEGATEQDRAAINEMLGDLNELLEKHQRGEDTDADFAEFMDKHGDFFPEGPENIDQLLDALAQRSAAAQRMLNSMTPEQRAELMQLSGQAFGSPELMEQLARMDANLQSLRPGEDWSGSERFDGEEGLGLGDGTGVLQDLADLDQLAEQLAQSHSGARLDDVDLDKLSRQLGEQAAVDARTLAELERALRDSGYLKRGSDGDLRLSPKAMRQLGKALLRDVATRLSGRQGQRDVRRSGAAGELNGASREWEFGDTEPWDVTRTLTNAVRRTVAEGGTPASGVRLRIEDIEIAETEARTQACVALLVDTSFSMAMDGRWVPMKRTALALHQLIRTRFRGDHLQLIGFGRHAQVMEIEELTGLDAKWAKGTNLHHGLLLANRHFRKHPNAQPVLLIVTDGEPTAHLESNGEVWFSYPPHPLTIAHSVRELDNSRRLGAQTTFFRLGEDPGLARFIESMARRVEGRMVSPELDDLGAAVVGSYLGSRAPSSSYTDQFGGWGERGFWAG
- a CDS encoding MalY/PatB family protein, with the translated sequence MQILSASLDELRATRSSVKWRLYPEDVIPVWVAEMDTQPCQPVVDAVTAAVSRGDTGYAWGPPLVEAFAGFAARRWGWEVDPARVMQVPDVMLGIEQVIQARVPVGGSVVVSPPVYDSFFGFVASTRRRLLEAPLTAEHRLDPEALALAFEEAGMGSAYLLCNPQNPTGTVHTADELRMVAALAQEHGILVVSDEIHAPLVQAGSTFTPYLSLPEAGRGLAVVSGSKTWNLAGLKTALLVAGHQTSHGLHEVVTHGAQHLAVIAQTAAYDHGEAWLDQLVGELAERRALLLDLLGEHLPEVAVAPSEATYLAWLDCSALGLDDPAATFLERGVAVVPGTRYDPRATSWVRFNFGTSAEVIREAVRRMAG